A single genomic interval of Pseudomonas sp. FeN3W harbors:
- a CDS encoding glycine zipper 2TM domain-containing protein → MNKSMLVGTALGVVVATAGGAFATYSLVDRGPKFAEVLAVEPIKETIRTPREVCKDVTVTRQKPVQDQHRIAGTAVGAVVGGLLGNQVGGGNGKKIATVAGAVGGGYAGNQVQGRMQANSTYTTTETRCSTVTDTHDKIVGYDVKYDLAGKVGRVRMDRDPGSQIPVQDGQLMLSQQ, encoded by the coding sequence GTGAACAAATCCATGTTGGTCGGTACGGCACTCGGAGTGGTGGTCGCCACGGCTGGCGGCGCTTTCGCTACTTATAGCCTGGTTGATCGCGGACCGAAATTCGCCGAGGTGCTGGCGGTGGAGCCCATCAAGGAAACCATTCGGACCCCGCGTGAGGTTTGCAAGGACGTCACAGTCACTCGGCAGAAACCAGTACAGGATCAGCATCGCATTGCAGGCACGGCGGTGGGTGCGGTGGTTGGTGGCCTGCTCGGAAATCAGGTCGGTGGCGGCAACGGCAAGAAGATTGCGACCGTCGCCGGTGCGGTCGGTGGCGGTTATGCCGGCAATCAGGTGCAGGGGCGCATGCAGGCCAACAGCACCTATACCACGACCGAAACACGTTGCAGCACGGTCACCGATACGCACGACAAGATCGTCGGCTACGACGTGAAGTACGACCTCGCCGGCAAGGTGGGGCGCGTACGAATGGATCGCGATCCGGGTAGCCAGATCCCGGTGCAGGATGGACAGCTGATGCTGTCGCAGCAGTGA
- the suhB gene encoding inositol-phosphate phosphatase, producing the protein MQPMLNIALRAARSAGELIVRSTDRLDAISVNEKEAKDYVTEIDKAAEQSIINALRKAYPNHGILGEEGGLLEGSGDGADYLWIIDPLDGTTNFVRGIPHYAVSIACKYRGRLEHAVVLDPVRQEEFTASRGRGAALNGRRLRVSARKSLDGALLGTGFPFKDGQMDNLDSYLNMFRSLVGQTSGIRRAGAASLDLAYVAAGRFDAFWEFGLSEWDMAAGALLIQEAGGLVSDFSGGHDFLEKGQIVAGNTKCFKAVLTTIQPHLTPSLKR; encoded by the coding sequence ATGCAGCCCATGCTGAATATCGCGCTGCGCGCCGCCCGCAGCGCCGGCGAACTGATTGTCCGTTCCACCGATCGCCTGGATGCAATCTCGGTCAACGAGAAAGAAGCGAAGGATTACGTCACCGAAATCGACAAGGCCGCCGAGCAAAGCATCATCAATGCGCTGCGCAAGGCCTACCCGAATCACGGCATCCTGGGCGAGGAAGGCGGACTGCTCGAAGGCAGCGGGGATGGCGCCGACTACCTGTGGATCATCGACCCGCTGGATGGCACCACCAACTTCGTACGCGGCATTCCTCACTACGCCGTCAGCATCGCCTGCAAATACCGCGGACGCCTGGAACATGCGGTCGTGCTGGATCCGGTACGCCAAGAAGAATTCACCGCCAGCCGCGGCCGTGGTGCCGCCCTGAACGGCCGTCGCCTGCGCGTCAGCGCACGCAAGAGTCTGGACGGCGCGCTGCTCGGCACCGGCTTTCCGTTCAAGGACGGCCAGATGGACAACCTGGATAGCTACCTGAACATGTTCCGCAGCCTGGTTGGCCAGACCTCAGGCATACGTCGTGCCGGCGCCGCCAGCCTCGATCTGGCCTATGTCGCAGCCGGCCGTTTCGATGCGTTCTGGGAGTTCGGCCTCTCCGAGTGGGACATGGCAGCAGGCGCACTGCTGATTCAGGAGGCCGGCGGCCTGGTGAGCGATTTCAGCGGCGGCCACGACTTCCTTGAGAAGGGACAGATCGTTGCCGGCAATACCAAATGCTTCAAGGCGGTACTGACCACCATCCAGCCGCACCTGACTCCGTCCCTCAAACGCTGA
- the trmJ gene encoding tRNA (cytosine(32)/uridine(32)-2'-O)-methyltransferase TrmJ: MADRKLLPVSFPLAFKQRIIVSLQNIRVVLVNTSHAGNIGGAARAMKNMGLSRLVLVDPEDFPSPNAVARASGATDILDSAQVVATLEEALAGCSLVLGTSARDRRIPWPLLDPRECASVSVEQSAGGGEVALVFGREYAGLTNEELQRCQYHVHIPSDPQFSSLNLAAAVQVLTYEVRMAWLAAEGRPTKVEKLETTAMLDAQPVTVDELENYFGHLEQTLVDIGFLDPAKPRHLMPRLRRLYGRSGISKLEMNILRGILTETQKAARGEPHKRRSD; this comes from the coding sequence ATGGCGGATCGGAAGCTGCTTCCTGTAAGCTTTCCGCTCGCTTTCAAGCAGAGAATCATTGTGTCGCTGCAGAACATTCGTGTCGTGCTGGTCAATACCAGTCATGCCGGCAACATCGGTGGTGCGGCTCGCGCCATGAAGAATATGGGGCTTTCGCGCCTGGTCTTGGTCGATCCCGAGGATTTTCCGAGCCCCAATGCCGTGGCCAGGGCATCCGGCGCAACCGACATTCTCGATAGTGCACAGGTCGTCGCAACGCTGGAGGAGGCACTGGCTGGGTGCAGCCTGGTGCTCGGAACCAGCGCCCGTGACCGGCGCATTCCCTGGCCGTTGCTCGACCCTCGGGAGTGCGCTTCCGTTTCCGTGGAACAGTCTGCCGGGGGCGGCGAAGTTGCACTGGTATTCGGTCGTGAGTACGCAGGGCTGACCAATGAGGAGTTGCAGCGCTGTCAGTACCACGTCCATATCCCGTCTGATCCGCAGTTCAGCTCACTGAATCTCGCCGCGGCCGTGCAGGTGCTTACCTACGAGGTGCGCATGGCCTGGTTGGCTGCCGAGGGGCGGCCAACCAAGGTCGAAAAACTGGAAACCACGGCGATGCTGGATGCTCAGCCCGTGACCGTCGATGAGCTGGAGAATTACTTCGGTCATCTTGAGCAGACCCTGGTGGATATCGGCTTTCTCGATCCGGCCAAGCCCAGGCATCTGATGCCTCGGTTGCGTCGTCTCTACGGGCGCAGCGGTATCAGCAAGCTGGAAATGAATATCCTGCGCGGTATTCTCACCGAGACACAGAAGGCTGCCCGCGGCGAGCCTCACAAGCGGAGAAGTGATTGA
- the cysE gene encoding serine O-acetyltransferase — translation MFERMREDIQGVFHRDPAARNAFEVLTCYPGLHAIWIHRLSHWLWGFGWKWLARMSSNLGRWLTGIEIHPGAKVGRRFFIDHGMGIVIGETAEIGDDVTLYHGVTLGGTSWNKGKRHPTLEDGVIVGAGAKILGPFTVGAGAKIGSNAVVTREVPPGATAVGIPGRVIVKSSDEQEAKRKAIAEKIGFDAYGVSEDMPDPVARAIGQLLDHVQAVEERLEGMCGALKALGSDYCAKELPELREEDFVEVKSDAGDARS, via the coding sequence ATGTTCGAACGCATGCGCGAAGACATTCAGGGCGTTTTTCATCGCGATCCGGCGGCCCGTAATGCGTTCGAGGTGCTGACCTGCTATCCCGGGCTTCATGCCATCTGGATTCATCGGTTGTCGCACTGGCTGTGGGGGTTCGGCTGGAAATGGCTGGCGCGCATGTCCTCGAACCTGGGGCGCTGGCTGACGGGCATCGAGATCCATCCGGGGGCGAAGGTCGGTCGCCGCTTCTTCATTGATCACGGAATGGGCATCGTCATCGGCGAGACCGCTGAAATCGGCGATGACGTGACGCTCTACCACGGCGTCACGCTGGGCGGCACCAGCTGGAACAAGGGCAAGCGCCATCCCACGCTTGAAGATGGTGTAATCGTCGGGGCGGGCGCGAAGATACTAGGGCCGTTCACCGTCGGGGCGGGCGCGAAAATCGGCTCTAATGCCGTAGTTACCCGTGAAGTGCCGCCGGGTGCGACGGCAGTGGGGATTCCGGGGCGGGTGATCGTCAAATCCAGTGATGAGCAGGAAGCCAAGCGCAAGGCCATTGCCGAGAAGATCGGTTTCGATGCCTATGGCGTCAGCGAGGACATGCCCGATCCTGTCGCGCGAGCCATTGGACAGCTGCTGGATCATGTCCAGGCCGTAGAGGAGCGCCTGGAGGGTATGTGTGGCGCCCTCAAGGCGTTAGGCAGTGATTATTGCGCCAAGGAACTGCCGGAGCTGCGGGAAGAAGACTTCGTTGAGGTGAAGTCCGACGCTGGCGATGCTCGCAGCTGA
- the iscR gene encoding Fe-S cluster assembly transcriptional regulator IscR, which yields MRLTTKGRYAVTAMLDLALHAQHGPVSLADISERQGISLSYLEQLFAKLRRGSLVTSVRGPGGGYQLSRDMAGIQVAQVIDAVNESVDATRCQGLGGCHSGDTCLTHHLWCDLSQQIHEFLSGISLADLVKRQDVQQVALRQDMRKAGGTSPQMDKIETSAIE from the coding sequence ATGCGATTAACCACCAAAGGCCGCTATGCCGTGACCGCCATGCTTGATCTGGCGCTGCATGCGCAGCATGGGCCGGTCTCCCTGGCCGATATTTCCGAGCGGCAGGGTATTTCCCTTTCCTATCTCGAGCAGCTTTTCGCGAAGCTGCGCCGCGGCAGCCTGGTGACCAGCGTGCGAGGGCCTGGCGGCGGTTATCAGCTTTCTCGCGACATGGCCGGCATTCAGGTCGCCCAGGTCATCGATGCTGTGAACGAGTCGGTCGATGCTACGCGCTGCCAAGGTCTGGGCGGGTGCCACTCTGGTGATACCTGCCTGACTCATCATCTATGGTGTGACCTCAGTCAGCAGATTCATGAATTCCTCAGCGGCATCAGCCTGGCCGATCTGGTCAAGCGCCAGGACGTGCAGCAGGTCGCCCTGCGCCAGGACATGCGCAAGGCTGGCGGCACTTCGCCGCAGATGGACAAGATAGAAACGTCCGCCATCGAATGA
- a CDS encoding IscS subfamily cysteine desulfurase encodes MKLPIYLDYSATTPVDSRVAAKMIECLTNEGNFGNPASRSHAFGWKAEEAVENARRQVAELVNADPREIVWTSGATESDNLAIKGVAHFYASKGKHIVTTKIEHKAVLDTTRQLEREGFEVTYLEPGEDGIVTPAMVEAALRDDTILVSVMHVNNEIGTINDITAIGELTRSRGILFHVDAAQSTGKVEIDLEKMKVDLMSFSAHKTYGPKGVGALYVRRKPRVRLEAQMHGGGHERGMRSGTLATHQLVGMGEAFRIAKDEMAQENERVRSLRDRFYKQVEHLEELYVNGSLTARVPHNLNLSFNYVEGESLIMALKDLAVSSGSACTSASLEPSYVLRALGRNDELAHSSIRFTFGRFTTEEEIDYAAQKVCEAVTKLRELSPLWDMFKDGVDISKVEWQAH; translated from the coding sequence ATGAAATTGCCGATTTACCTGGACTACTCTGCGACCACTCCTGTGGATTCGCGTGTTGCCGCCAAGATGATCGAGTGCCTTACCAACGAAGGCAACTTCGGCAATCCGGCGTCGCGCTCTCATGCCTTTGGCTGGAAGGCCGAGGAAGCGGTGGAGAATGCTCGCCGCCAGGTTGCTGAGCTGGTCAACGCCGATCCCCGTGAAATCGTCTGGACATCCGGTGCAACCGAGTCGGACAACCTGGCCATCAAGGGCGTCGCACATTTCTATGCGTCCAAGGGCAAGCACATCGTCACCACCAAGATCGAGCACAAGGCGGTACTGGATACCACTCGCCAGCTTGAGCGCGAAGGTTTCGAAGTCACGTATCTGGAACCGGGTGAAGATGGCATCGTCACTCCGGCGATGGTCGAGGCTGCGCTGCGCGACGACACCATTCTTGTGTCGGTGATGCATGTGAACAACGAGATCGGCACCATCAATGACATTACCGCCATCGGCGAGCTGACCCGCTCTCGCGGCATTCTCTTTCATGTCGATGCGGCGCAGTCGACCGGCAAGGTAGAAATCGATCTGGAGAAGATGAAGGTCGATCTGATGTCCTTCTCCGCGCACAAGACCTATGGGCCGAAGGGCGTGGGTGCGCTGTATGTTCGCCGTAAGCCTCGCGTCCGCCTTGAGGCGCAGATGCATGGCGGTGGTCATGAGCGTGGTATGCGTTCCGGCACCCTGGCTACGCACCAGCTGGTCGGCATGGGTGAGGCCTTTCGTATCGCGAAAGACGAAATGGCTCAGGAGAACGAGCGCGTCCGCTCCCTGCGTGATCGCTTCTACAAGCAGGTGGAGCATCTCGAAGAGCTTTATGTGAACGGCAGCCTGACCGCTCGCGTACCGCACAATCTCAACCTCAGCTTCAATTACGTCGAGGGCGAGTCGCTGATCATGGCGCTCAAGGATCTGGCGGTATCGTCTGGCTCCGCCTGTACGTCCGCTTCGCTGGAGCCTTCCTACGTGCTGCGTGCCCTGGGGCGTAACGACGAATTGGCGCATAGCTCCATCCGATTCACCTTCGGCCGGTTCACTACCGAAGAGGAAATCGACTACGCAGCGCAGAAGGTATGCGAGGCCGTCACCAAGCTGCGCGAGCTTTCGCCCCTGTGGGACATGTTCAAAGACGGCGTCGACATTTCCAAGGTCGAGTGGCAAGCCCACTGA
- the iscU gene encoding Fe-S cluster assembly scaffold IscU, producing the protein MAYSDKVIDHYENPRNVGKFDAADPSIGTGMVGAPACGDVMRLQIKVNEQGVIEDAKFKTYGCGSAIASSSLATEWMKGKTLEEAETIKNTQLAEELALPPVKIHCSVLAEDAIKAAVRDYREKKGLL; encoded by the coding sequence ATGGCATACAGCGATAAGGTCATCGACCACTACGAAAACCCGCGCAACGTCGGCAAGTTCGACGCTGCAGACCCAAGCATCGGTACCGGCATGGTAGGCGCGCCAGCATGTGGCGACGTGATGCGTTTGCAGATCAAGGTCAATGAGCAGGGTGTCATCGAAGATGCCAAGTTCAAGACCTATGGTTGCGGTTCCGCCATCGCCTCCAGCTCGCTTGCCACCGAGTGGATGAAGGGCAAGACCCTGGAAGAAGCGGAAACCATCAAGAACACGCAACTGGCCGAAGAGCTGGCGCTGCCGCCGGTGAAGATTCACTGCTCCGTGCTCGCCGAAGACGCGATCAAAGCGGCCGTGCGTGACTACCGCGAAAAGAAAGGTCTGCTTTAA
- the iscA gene encoding iron-sulfur cluster assembly protein IscA produces the protein MAITMTPAAAQHVRRSLDGRGKGVGVRLGVRTTGCSGLAYVLEFVDETAAEDSVFESHGVKVIIDPKSLVYLDGTELDFVREGLNEGFKFNNPNVRGECGCGESFNI, from the coding sequence ATGGCTATCACCATGACGCCCGCTGCAGCCCAGCACGTCCGCCGTTCGCTGGATGGGCGAGGCAAGGGTGTAGGTGTGCGACTCGGGGTTCGTACGACCGGCTGCTCCGGCCTGGCGTACGTCCTGGAGTTCGTTGACGAGACGGCAGCCGAGGATTCGGTGTTCGAGAGTCATGGGGTCAAGGTGATCATCGATCCCAAGAGCTTGGTCTACCTAGACGGCACCGAGCTGGACTTCGTTCGCGAAGGGCTCAATGAGGGCTTCAAGTTCAACAATCCGAACGTTCGTGGCGAGTGTGGCTGCGGCGAGAGCTTCAATATCTGA
- the hscB gene encoding co-chaperone HscB — protein sequence MGTPCHFALFELKPEFELDLAHLADRYRELARQVHPDRFADAGESEQRQALERSANLNEAYQTLKSPSRRARYLLAIEGHEVPLEATVQDPAFLMQQMHWREELEELHEQADLDGVAAFKSRLKQAQQGLNDDFARIWQDSERRADAERLVRRMQFLDKLTQEVRQLEERLDD from the coding sequence GTGGGTACTCCCTGTCATTTTGCATTGTTCGAGTTGAAGCCCGAGTTCGAACTTGATCTCGCGCATCTCGCCGATCGTTACCGAGAGCTTGCTCGCCAGGTTCACCCTGATCGCTTTGCCGACGCTGGCGAAAGCGAGCAGCGTCAGGCCCTTGAACGCTCCGCCAACCTCAATGAGGCCTACCAGACGCTCAAGAGCCCGAGTCGCCGGGCAAGGTATCTGCTGGCCATCGAGGGGCATGAGGTTCCGCTGGAAGCGACTGTTCAGGATCCCGCCTTCCTCATGCAGCAGATGCATTGGCGCGAGGAGCTCGAAGAGCTCCACGAACAGGCCGATCTGGATGGTGTGGCGGCGTTCAAGTCGCGCTTGAAGCAGGCGCAGCAGGGCTTGAACGATGATTTCGCCCGGATCTGGCAGGATTCTGAGCGGCGTGCCGACGCCGAGCGCCTGGTTCGACGCATGCAGTTTCTCGACAAGCTGACCCAGGAAGTGCGCCAACTCGAAGAGCGCCTCGACGATTAA
- the hscA gene encoding Fe-S protein assembly chaperone HscA has translation MALLQIAEPGQTPQPHQRRLAVGIDLGTTNSLVAALRSGVTAPLADADGQVILPSVVRYHAERIEVGAQARLAAATDPFNTISSVKRLMGRGLADVKQLGDQLPYRFRQAESQMPFIETVQGAKSPVEVSAEILRALRQRAEATLGGELVGAVITVPAYFDDAQRQATKDAARLAGLSVLRLLNEPTAAAVAYGLDRQAEGVVAIYDLGGGTFDISILRLTKGVFEVLATGGDTALGGDDFDHAVADWILERAGVSGDLEPGAQRELLKIACDAKERLSDVDAVEVAYAGWSGELQRETFDALIEPMIARSLKSCRRAVRDSGVELEEITAVVMVGGSTRVPRVRSAVGQLFGREPLTDIDPDEVVAIGAAVQAETLAGNNRDGEELLLLDVIPLSLGLETMGGLMEKIIPRNTTIPVARAQDFTTYKDGQSAMMIHVLQGERELISDCRSLARFELRGIPPMVAGAAKIRVTFQVDADGLLSVSARELASGVEASIQVKPSYGLTDGEIARMLEDSFRKADEDRDARALREQLVDAQRLLEAVEAALVADGERLLSAEERVAIDSQVAELRGLLDSQDALAIERQTKRLSQITDAFAARRLDSTVKAALAGRRLNDIED, from the coding sequence ATGGCCTTACTTCAGATTGCCGAGCCCGGACAAACCCCGCAGCCCCATCAGCGGCGCCTGGCTGTCGGAATAGACCTGGGGACCACCAACTCCCTCGTAGCTGCCCTGCGCAGTGGTGTCACTGCGCCGTTGGCCGACGCCGATGGGCAGGTGATTCTGCCCTCGGTGGTGCGCTATCACGCTGAACGCATTGAGGTGGGCGCGCAAGCCAGGCTTGCCGCAGCCACCGATCCGTTCAACACCATCAGTTCGGTCAAGCGGCTGATGGGTCGCGGGCTGGCCGATGTGAAGCAGTTGGGTGACCAGCTGCCGTACCGCTTCCGTCAGGCGGAGTCACAGATGCCGTTCATCGAGACGGTGCAGGGCGCCAAGAGCCCCGTGGAGGTCTCGGCTGAAATCCTGCGCGCACTCCGTCAGCGTGCCGAGGCGACTCTGGGCGGCGAGCTGGTCGGTGCGGTGATTACCGTTCCGGCCTATTTCGACGATGCCCAGCGTCAGGCGACCAAGGACGCCGCACGGCTTGCCGGGCTCAGCGTGCTGCGCCTGCTCAACGAGCCGACCGCTGCCGCTGTCGCCTATGGTCTGGATCGTCAGGCCGAAGGCGTCGTCGCGATCTACGATCTGGGTGGCGGGACCTTCGATATTTCGATTCTTCGCCTGACCAAGGGCGTTTTCGAGGTGTTGGCCACTGGCGGCGACACGGCTCTGGGTGGTGATGATTTCGATCATGCGGTAGCGGACTGGATTCTCGAACGTGCAGGTGTTTCCGGCGATCTCGAACCGGGCGCGCAGCGTGAGTTGCTGAAGATTGCCTGTGATGCCAAGGAGCGTCTCAGTGATGTGGATGCGGTGGAGGTTGCGTATGCCGGCTGGTCGGGCGAGCTGCAGCGCGAGACCTTCGATGCGCTGATCGAGCCGATGATTGCGCGCAGTCTCAAGTCGTGCCGGCGTGCCGTGCGCGACTCGGGTGTGGAGCTTGAGGAGATTACCGCCGTGGTCATGGTTGGTGGTTCGACCCGAGTGCCGCGAGTGCGCTCGGCAGTTGGGCAGCTGTTCGGGCGCGAGCCGCTGACCGACATCGACCCTGACGAGGTCGTAGCGATTGGTGCGGCGGTTCAGGCTGAGACCTTGGCCGGCAACAATCGTGATGGTGAAGAGCTGCTGCTGCTCGATGTGATCCCGCTGTCTCTCGGGCTGGAGACCATGGGCGGGCTGATGGAGAAGATCATTCCGCGCAACACTACGATTCCGGTAGCGCGTGCGCAGGACTTCACCACGTACAAAGACGGCCAGTCCGCCATGATGATTCATGTGCTGCAGGGCGAGCGTGAGCTGATCTCCGACTGCCGTTCGCTGGCTCGCTTCGAGCTGCGCGGTATTCCGCCGATGGTCGCCGGGGCGGCAAAGATCCGCGTCACTTTCCAGGTCGATGCTGATGGTTTGCTCAGTGTGTCCGCGCGTGAGTTGGCCTCCGGCGTCGAGGCGAGTATTCAGGTCAAGCCTTCTTATGGCCTCACCGATGGCGAAATCGCCAGAATGCTGGAGGATTCTTTCCGCAAGGCGGACGAGGACCGTGACGCCCGGGCGTTGCGTGAGCAGCTGGTTGATGCCCAGCGCCTGCTCGAGGCGGTCGAGGCTGCGTTGGTCGCCGATGGCGAGCGCTTGCTGTCCGCTGAAGAGCGTGTGGCGATCGACTCCCAGGTCGCCGAGTTGCGCGGATTGCTGGACAGCCAGGATGCGCTGGCCATCGAGCGCCAGACCAAACGCCTGAGCCAGATCACCGACGCCTTTGCTGCGCGCCGGCTGGATTCCACCGTCAAGGCCGCGTTGGCCGGGCGGCGGCTAAACGATATCGAGGATTGA
- the fdx gene encoding ISC system 2Fe-2S type ferredoxin, whose product MPQIIFLPNADHCPEGAVIEAQTGETVLDAALRNGIDIEHACEKSCACTTCHVVVREGFQSLEASDELEDDMLDKAWGLEPNSRLSCQAVVADADLVVEIPKYTINQVSEGH is encoded by the coding sequence ATGCCGCAGATCATTTTCCTGCCCAATGCCGACCATTGCCCGGAAGGCGCCGTTATCGAGGCGCAGACCGGCGAGACGGTGCTGGACGCCGCGCTGCGCAATGGCATCGACATCGAGCATGCATGCGAAAAATCCTGTGCCTGCACCACCTGCCACGTCGTGGTTCGCGAAGGTTTTCAGTCACTGGAAGCGTCCGATGAGCTGGAGGACGACATGCTCGACAAGGCGTGGGGGCTTGAGCCCAATTCCCGGCTGTCCTGCCAGGCGGTGGTAGCTGATGCCGATCTCGTCGTGGAAATACCGAAGTACACGATCAATCAGGTTTCCGAAGGGCATTGA
- the iscX gene encoding Fe-S cluster assembly protein IscX: MQLKWSDVQEIAIELAERKTDVDPRYVNFLDLHRWVVELPGFADEPGRGGEKVLEAIQAAWIEEAE, translated from the coding sequence ATGCAGTTGAAATGGAGTGACGTGCAGGAAATCGCCATCGAGCTGGCCGAGCGCAAGACCGATGTGGATCCGCGCTATGTGAATTTCCTCGATCTACATCGCTGGGTGGTAGAGCTGCCGGGCTTCGCCGATGAGCCCGGCCGGGGCGGCGAGAAAGTGCTCGAAGCCATCCAGGCGGCCTGGATCGAAGAGGCCGAATAA
- the ndk gene encoding nucleoside-diphosphate kinase: protein MALQRTFSIIKPDAVAKNVIGEITTRFEKAGLRVVASKMVQLSEREAAGFYAEHSERGFFKDLVAFMTSGPVIVQVLEGEDAIAKNRELMGATNPKEAAAGTIRADFAVSIDENAVHGSDSEASAAREIAYFFAATEVCARIR from the coding sequence ATGGCCCTGCAACGCACCTTCTCCATCATCAAGCCTGACGCTGTAGCCAAGAACGTCATCGGCGAAATCACCACCCGTTTCGAGAAGGCCGGCCTGCGCGTCGTCGCTTCCAAGATGGTTCAGCTGTCCGAGCGCGAAGCGGCTGGCTTCTACGCCGAGCATAGCGAGCGTGGCTTCTTCAAGGACCTGGTTGCTTTCATGACTTCCGGCCCGGTCATCGTTCAGGTTCTGGAAGGCGAAGACGCCATTGCCAAGAACCGTGAGCTGATGGGCGCCACCAACCCGAAAGAAGCGGCTGCCGGCACTATCCGCGCCGATTTCGCCGTTTCCATCGACGAGAACGCCGTGCACGGTTCCGATTCGGAAGCCTCCGCTGCCCGTGAAATCGCTTACTTCTTCGCTGCCACCGAAGTGTGCGCACGCATTCGCTGA